From one Amycolatopsis sp. FDAARGOS 1241 genomic stretch:
- a CDS encoding DUF445 domain-containing protein, translated as MGAFLAGLVDDFARHWPLYVSIPVVAALIGYGTKLVAIRMMFQPVEFLGIKPFLGWQGIVPKRAARMASIACDTMTEQLIKPAEIVARLDAERIAREIEKPLQAAVEDIVREVAGHYRPGLWESLPVGVQRLLIQRVQTESPHMVKAVLELIKSDVDSVFDLKGMVVTSLVKDKRLLNRIFQEAGAREFTFIARSGLVFGGLIGVIQMIAWVLFKFPPIMPVFGLFTGWFTDWLALRMIFYPLEPKRYFGVQWQGLFLKRRAEVAESYGALIAKEIITPHNVIEAILRGPLSDRVLGLIQRQLDVEIGRAANVAKPLLVFAIGSRRYQDVKFTISEQIMARLPETMRYIEDYATDAMDIRNVLVTKMKELPPEEFEQLLRPAFQQDEWILIATGAVLGFLVGEGQVLLLEHLAS; from the coding sequence GTGGGCGCCTTCCTCGCCGGCCTCGTCGACGACTTCGCCCGCCATTGGCCGCTCTACGTCTCGATCCCCGTCGTCGCCGCGCTCATCGGGTACGGCACGAAGCTCGTCGCGATCCGGATGATGTTCCAGCCCGTGGAGTTCCTGGGGATCAAGCCGTTCCTCGGCTGGCAGGGCATCGTGCCCAAGCGCGCCGCGCGGATGGCGAGCATCGCGTGCGACACCATGACGGAGCAGCTGATCAAGCCGGCCGAGATCGTCGCGCGGCTCGACGCCGAGCGGATCGCGCGCGAGATCGAGAAACCGTTGCAGGCGGCGGTCGAAGACATCGTGCGCGAGGTCGCGGGCCACTACCGGCCGGGACTGTGGGAGTCGCTGCCGGTGGGCGTGCAGCGGCTGCTGATCCAGCGCGTGCAGACCGAGTCGCCGCACATGGTCAAGGCCGTGCTGGAGCTCATCAAGTCCGATGTGGACAGCGTGTTCGACCTCAAGGGCATGGTCGTCACGAGCCTGGTGAAGGACAAGCGCCTGCTCAACCGGATCTTCCAGGAGGCGGGTGCGCGGGAGTTCACGTTCATCGCCCGGTCGGGCCTGGTGTTCGGCGGCCTGATCGGCGTGATCCAGATGATCGCCTGGGTGCTGTTCAAGTTCCCGCCGATCATGCCGGTCTTCGGTCTCTTCACCGGCTGGTTCACCGACTGGCTCGCGCTGCGCATGATCTTCTACCCGCTGGAGCCGAAGCGGTACTTCGGCGTGCAGTGGCAGGGCCTGTTCCTCAAGCGGCGCGCGGAGGTGGCCGAGTCGTACGGCGCGTTGATCGCCAAGGAGATCATCACACCGCACAACGTCATCGAGGCCATCCTGCGCGGCCCGCTGTCCGACCGCGTGCTCGGGCTGATCCAGCGCCAGCTCGACGTGGAGATCGGCCGCGCCGCGAACGTCGCGAAGCCGCTGCTGGTGTTCGCCATCGGCAGCCGTCGCTACCAGGACGTGAAGTTCACGATCTCCGAGCAGATCATGGCACGCCTGCCCGAGACGATGCGCTACATCGAGGATTACGCCACCGACGCAATGGACATCCGCAACGTGCTGGTCACCAAGATGAAAGAACTCCCGCCCGAGGAGTTCGAGCAGTTGCTGCGCCCGGCGTTCCAGCAGGACGAGTGGATCCTCATCGCGACGGGCGCCGTACTCGGGTTTTTGGTAGGAGAGGGCCAAGTTCTGCTGCTGGAGCACCTCGCCTCTTGA
- a CDS encoding DUF3376 domain-containing protein: MSRLLLLHIATRGLLAQPPSVDQRVDLVQVSADSRTLLDLGRQRGWTKLTGLQANSFGAFYKASWRANDWLWGRVDGAGWLVQCLLDPHRLRVLRNVLGPEAFRAEVREAFKAVGWQLPSVADNGPAGAVEALVAQVGEELAFLGLDAQLGDVAFTDELPASLPVTSMVLARGRQVEIAREELPVVAEQAAADAALGNGKPSEAFRKVMATPPADAAATQRAFQACQVSAERFDGERDTMLLTKTLVKAGATGINAAASATRVPTSLQPGAKLAQAVGRSAWWVTQGATRLGRPWNLVAAAVTAVAGLVLGGNGGQVLQWVGPPVAAGAVVFLVVSLLTLKRTWRMVLMLLCVLVVLALLFAAFLPVLAVPLFGWLGTLVAGWQHGEAPVWWLLVVLLLVLPAVWSPFAALRRRNRSRRPAARRSSVAGRRPPGADRASIVVGGAPGEKLVPTGIDRRGRPGCR, encoded by the coding sequence ATGTCGCGGTTGCTCCTGCTGCACATCGCGACCCGCGGCCTGCTCGCGCAGCCACCGTCGGTGGACCAGCGCGTGGATCTCGTGCAGGTCAGCGCCGACTCGCGCACGCTGCTGGACCTCGGCCGGCAGCGCGGCTGGACCAAGCTGACGGGCCTGCAGGCGAACTCCTTCGGCGCGTTCTACAAGGCTTCGTGGCGCGCGAACGACTGGCTCTGGGGCCGGGTCGACGGTGCCGGCTGGCTCGTGCAGTGCCTGCTGGATCCGCACCGGCTGCGGGTGCTGCGCAATGTGCTCGGTCCCGAGGCGTTCCGCGCCGAGGTGCGGGAGGCGTTCAAGGCCGTCGGCTGGCAGCTGCCGAGTGTCGCGGACAACGGGCCGGCCGGGGCTGTCGAAGCGCTGGTGGCCCAGGTGGGGGAGGAGCTCGCTTTCCTGGGCTTGGACGCTCAGCTGGGCGACGTCGCGTTCACCGACGAGCTGCCGGCCAGCCTGCCGGTGACGTCGATGGTGCTCGCGCGGGGCCGCCAGGTGGAAATCGCGCGGGAGGAACTGCCGGTCGTCGCGGAGCAGGCCGCGGCCGACGCAGCTCTGGGCAACGGCAAACCGTCCGAGGCGTTCCGCAAGGTGATGGCCACGCCGCCCGCGGACGCCGCCGCGACGCAACGCGCGTTCCAGGCCTGCCAGGTCTCGGCCGAACGCTTCGACGGCGAACGGGACACGATGCTGCTGACCAAGACGCTGGTGAAAGCCGGTGCGACGGGCATCAACGCCGCGGCGAGCGCCACTCGCGTGCCGACGTCGCTCCAACCGGGTGCCAAGCTCGCGCAAGCCGTCGGCCGCAGCGCCTGGTGGGTCACCCAGGGCGCGACCCGGCTGGGCCGCCCGTGGAACCTCGTCGCCGCCGCCGTGACCGCCGTCGCCGGCCTCGTCCTCGGCGGCAACGGCGGCCAGGTCCTGCAGTGGGTCGGCCCGCCGGTCGCCGCGGGCGCGGTCGTGTTCCTCGTGGTGAGCCTGCTGACGCTGAAGCGCACGTGGCGGATGGTGCTCATGCTGCTGTGCGTGCTGGTGGTACTGGCGTTGCTCTTCGCCGCGTTCCTGCCCGTGCTGGCGGTGCCGCTCTTCGGCTGGCTGGGCACGCTCGTCGCCGGCTGGCAGCACGGCGAGGCGCCGGTGTGGTGGCTGCTGGTGGTGCTGTTGCTGGTGTTGCCCGCGGTGTGGTCCCCCTTCGCCGCGCTCCGGCGCCGGAACCGCTCCCGGAGGCCGGCCGCGCGGCGGTCCTCTGTGGCCGGCCGGCGCCCGCCGGGCGCTGACCGAGCGTCAATTGTGGTCGGCGGGGCGCCCGGTGAAAAGTTGGTACCGACCGGAATCGACCGACGCGGCCGACCGGGCTGCCGCTGA